In the Diprion similis isolate iyDipSimi1 chromosome 2, iyDipSimi1.1, whole genome shotgun sequence genome, one interval contains:
- the LOC124416643 gene encoding A disintegrin and metalloproteinase with thrombospondin motifs adt-1-like, translated as MEAPACILHQSSQHDNDNCCGLAVILHKYVALCLLLGHLNLKTTPSKMIIEYSFLLFSLFRTAFGENIAEDVEVILLPVWNSYSENQVPMTFTVFGRKLELTLRKNDKLLAPSFQVWRHGVDKVLKEVPELSTPSPCHYLHRDNLISAAISVCHHRTMHGLVFLENVTLEITPLRHENSWSSNDHLIKSRSGEILKEPHIVRRATISSRIALHKDIQDRPTILSNLNNSIDLDYDLFSSPRRGRIGKSLTLELAVFFDEPAYRLFSPFMDRNEEKIRDMLLAYINGVQALYHHPTLGAKIDLALVRLDLMQRQPSDLPHHNGERSQLLNSFCDYATINNPSGDKNPNHWDMGLYVSGLDFYATEGGKKSEVTMGLATVGGICLDQYACVIAELGTTNVFGKPYPSAGFTSVYIAAHEIGHNLGMHHDSTGNPCPRDGYIMSPSRGTQGETIWSECSRDVARKLIDTKTCLLDEAQSNYDKSLDHAKYLGLPGRDWNAKKQCEVLLRDNDAIVVTLSQACQSLQCKTPHRSGYYFAGPALDGTYCAEGKECRAGECLPRLQISSTAGNTVIKKGGWSAWTEESCRSGCIGGAKGAQVRRRLCNNPRPQNTLEGCEGLGYDVLLCKDEMLCKKKRKSTTEYGTMRCRKFSERLPELDSQGSGLQAPHEPERPWMACAIFCRRKGDSSYYTPRIELNDVGLDPYFPDGTWCHTEQGENYYCRQHHCLPASFRFAKGLIKNNMEEDLNLGPQNARPGNQIVPEQIMKYLSLGPDGLPLLTTLSPSAALPLDEGGWTDKDYIELPQPVKEQILEAQVSEPYAPKLLDLDTMFSEAN; from the exons ATGGAGGCACCAGCATGCATTTTGCATCAAAGCAGTCAACATGACAATGATAACTGCTGCGGGCTTGCTGTAATTCTACATAAATATGTAGCGCTGTGTCTTCTATTAGGACACTTGAACTTGAAAACAACACCGAGCAAGATGATCATTGAATACAGTTTCCTGTTGTTTAGTTTGTTCAGAACTGCATTCGGAGAAAATATTGCGGAAGACGTAGAAGTTATTCTGTTACCAGTTTGGAATTCGTACTCTGAAAATCAG GTTCCTATGACTTTCACAGTATTTGGAAGAAAATTGGAATTAACATTGCGCAAGAATGATAAACTTTTGGCACCAAGCTTCCAAGTTTGGAGACACGGTGTGGATAAAGTATTGAAAGAAGTACCAGAATTGAGTACACCATCTCCCTGTCATTATCTTCATCGTGATAATTTGATTTCTGCCGCCATCAGTGTTTGTCACCACCGCACTATG caTGGTTTAGTGTTTTTGGAGAATGTTACACTTGAGATAACACCTTTACGCCATGAGAATTCATGGTCATCCAATGATCATCTCATCAAAAGCCGTTCTGgggaaatattgaaagaacCACATATTGTCAGAAGAGCTACTATATCATCTCGTATAGCACTACACAAGGATATTCAGGATAGGCCTACCATACTTTCAAATCTCAATAATTCCATAGACTTGGATTACGACTTGTTCTCTAGTCCGAGGAGAGGAAGGATTGGCAAATCCTTAACATTGGAATTGGCAGTGTTTTTTGATGAACCTGCATACAGgcttttttcaccatttatGGAtagaaatgaagagaaaatacGAGATATGTTATTGGCTTACATAAATGGAGTTCAAGCACTTTATCACCATCCCACTTTAGGTGCTAAAATCGATTTAGCACTTGTTCGTCTAGATCTGATGCAGAGGCAGCCGTCCGATTTACCACATCACAATGGTGAAAGGAGCCAACTTCTAAATTCATTTTGCGATTATGCTACAATCAATAATCCATCTGGGGATAAGAATCCAAATCATTGGGATATGGGTCTTTACGTATCTGGGCTAGATTTTTATGCCACAGAGGGCGGCAAGAAAAGCGAAGTAACAATGGGTCTAGCTACAGTTGGTGGTATTTGTCTCGATCAATATGCATGTGTAATCGCTGAATTGGGTACTACGAACGTATTTGGAAAACCTTATCCTTCTGCTGGATTTACTTCCGTTTACATCGCTGCTCATGAAATCGGACACAA CTTGGGAATGCACCACGATTCAACAGGAAACCCATGCCCAAGGGATGGCTATATTATGTCGCCTAGCCGGGGTACACAAGGGGAAACTATTTGGTCTGAATGCAGTCGTGACGTCGCACGAAAACTTATTGATACCAAAACTTGTCTCTTGGATGAAGCGCAATCAAACTATGACAAAAGCTTGGATCATGCCAAATATCTTGGTTTACCTGGTCGAGATTGGAATGCAAAAAAGCAATGTGAAGTTCTTTTAAGGGATAATGACGCTATCGTTGTTACATTATCTCAAGCTTGTCAATCTTTGCAATGCAAGACTCCACATCGAAGTGGATATTATTTTGCTGGCCCAGCATTAGATGGAACTTACTGTGCAGAGGGAAAAGAATGTCGCGCCGGTGAATGCCTTCCAAGGCTACAAATTTCTTCCACAGCAGGAAACACAGTCATAAAAAAAGGAGGATGGAGTGCATGGACTGAAGAATCGTGTCGCAGTGGCTGTATAGGAGGAGCCAAAGGAGCCCAAGTGAGACGACGACTGTGTAACAATCCTCGGCCACAAAATACATTAGAAGGCTGTGAAGGACTTGGTTACGACGTTTTGCTCTGCAAAGATGAAATGCTGTGCAAGAAAAAGCGGAAAAGTACAACAGAATATGGAACAATGAGATGTAGAAAATTTAGTGAACGATTACCAGAGTTAGACAGCCAAGGTAGCGGACTGCAGGCTCCTCATGAACCTGAAAGACCATGGATGGCTTGTGCGATATTTTGTCGCCGCAAAGGAGATAGCTCTTATTATACCCCGCGTATAGAATTAAACGATGTTGGTCTTGACCCATATTTTCCAGATGGAACGTGGTGTCACACTGAACAGGGTGAGAATTATTACTGTCGTCAACACCACTGTCTACCAGCTAGTTTTCGCTTTGCGAAaggattgattaaaaataacatGGAAGAAGATCTAAACTTAGGACCACAGAATGCTCGTCCTGGCAATCAGATAGTTCCAGAGCAGATAATGAAGTATTTGAGTCTTGGACCAGATGGTTTACCTCTGCTAACAACATTATCACCCAGTGCAGCTTTGCCTCTGGACGAAGGTGGCTGGACAGACAAGGATTACATTGAACTGCCACAGCCGGTCAAAGAACAAATTTTAGAAGCACAAGTATCTGAGCCTTATGCTCCAAAGCTGCTTGACCTCGACACAATGTTCTCCGAAGCCAACTGA
- the LOC124416650 gene encoding dnaJ protein homolog 1: MGKDYYKILGIARGANDDEIKKAYRKLALKYHPDKNKNAGAEEKFKEIAEAYEVLSDKKKRDIFDKYGEEGLKGGSSGGSSSGPNDPGFTSYTFHGDPRATFAQFFGSASPFQTFFDFGGQGSNRIFGFHDDDMDVDDPFHLGMGPARPGGPGGAFRSHSFNFAGSNANRGGSKDRAQDPPIEHDLYVTLEDITRGCTKKMKISRRVVQADGSVKKEDKVLTINVKPGWKAGTKITFQKEGDQGRGKVPADIVFIIRDKPHPLFRREGSDVRYTCKLSLKQALCGTVIEVPTLSGEKITLNLSREIVKPNLVKRIQGHGLPFPKEPSRKGDLLVAFDIKFPETLTQSAKDILYDTLPN, encoded by the coding sequence ATGGGAAAAGACTACTATAAGATCCTAGGGATCGCTCGAGGAGCAAACGATGATGAAATCAAGAAAGCATACCGCAAATTGGCTTTGAAATATCACCccgataagaataaaaatgcaggtgctgaagaaaaattcaaagaaatagcTGAAGCCTACGAAGTTTTATCTGACAAAAAGAAACGAGATATCTTTGACAAGTATGGAGAAGAAGGTTTGAAGGGAGGTTCTTCAGGAGGATCTTCGTCCGGTCCCAACGACCCTGGATTCACTTCATACACTTTCCATGGGGATCCAAGAGCAACATTTGCACAATTCTTTGGCTCGGCTTCGCCATTTCAGACATTCTTCGATTTCGGTGGTCAAGGAAGTAATCGTATATTTGGTTTTCATGATGACGACATGGATGTGGATGATCCCTTCCATTTAGGAATGGGTCCAGCGAGACCTGGCGGACCAGGAGGAGCATTTAGATCTCACTCTTTCAACTTTGCTGGCTCAAACGCTAATAGAGGAGGCAGTAAGGATCGGGCACAGGATCCACCTATAGAACACGACCTCTACGTCACCTTGGAGGACATAACCAGGGGATGTacaaaaaagatgaaaatatcgaGGAGGGTGGTCCAAGCTGACGGTTCGGttaaaaaagaagacaaagtACTAACAATCAACGTTAAACCAGGATGGAAAGCTGGGACGAAGATAACTTTTCAGAAAGAAGGTGATCAAGGGCGTGGTAAAGTACCTGCAGACATCGTATTTATTATCAGAGACAAACCACATCCTCTGTTCAGGAGAGAGGGCAGTGATGTCAGATATACATGCAAATTATCTTTGAAACAAGCTTTGTGCGGCACGGTCATCGAAGTTCCAACGCTATCTGGGGAGAAGATTACATTGAATTTGTCAAGGGAAATAGTGAAGCCTAATTTGGTAAAGAGAATCCAAGGCCATGGGTTACCTTTCCCTAAAGAGCCTTCGCGTAAAGGAGATCTGTTAGTGGCATTTGACATCAAATTCCCTGAAACATTAACGCAAAGTGCCAAGGACATACTTTATGACACTTTACCTAATTGA
- the LOC124416646 gene encoding cysteine-rich protein 2-binding protein isoform X1 gives MSESIEEEVKLKIESDLPELKRCKNCQELCDPYTKPALHCSGVCNEHVHVRCLKRGGVPGPCIGDVFFQYTCSDCSSSREEILTRDKMSWLNIIVLTLYNLREKSNGISKRGYFHWKSDISTFVDRNWDYLFKKSVKRKKNWIGTISGTLSHYSGVFFKSGTTELNESGWWRLIDTDPPQVLIAKNGKLVLERKKQMGTPSKVVAKQRISPSPSESSISVGEDSNYGGESSRSQGPSMYSRAYVQPSETLSDFLLAEDDVHDMDMLDIDDGIELNVRREPPSLTDLMRDFQYQTYQPYQSSNNHLTLMDNFATDWGMNIISSAGIFSNHNDVKDDGNDDTKEEEPYEEDSSDSLSSLQEQPPTSLFNVSEKRDWPWKHKNIAADNVEKKIRMSDQEESYILQKADKRHLDSATPAVRRLYRKLAVRKLKREHSLPVFDLDSFGCKSDFLQRNRKRNNRVLDRFVNESLGGAYEKRLQGYNEPTAVHSPYTNRILKPFIRRDTSCRPQWLKLMEELQVKGNKYNPEWKLSKEAPIDYSYVRPQHIPAINSLCSQFFWPGIDLTECLQYPDFTCVVLYKKLVIGFAVLVPDVGYNEAYISFFVTRPEWRRVGIGTFMLYHLIQTCMGKDVTLHVSATNPALILYQKFGFKVEEFIQDFYDKYIPPNSRDCRHALFLRLSR, from the exons ATGTCGGAATCAATCGAGGAAGAGGTTAAACTAAAGATTGAATCAGACCTGCCGGAGTTGAAAAGATGTAAAAACTGCCAAGAATTATGTGATCCTTATACTAAGCCTGCACTGCATTGCTCAGGAGTTTGTAATGAGCATGTGCATGTCCGGTGTTTAAAGCGTGGTGGAGTACCTGGACCATGCATCGGCGACGTATTCTTTCAATATACTTGCTCCGACTGCAGTTCATCGAGGGAGGAAATTCTCACAAGGGATAAAATGTCGTGGTTGAATATCATTGTACTAACTCTGTACAATTTACGAGAGAAATCAAATGGGATAAGCAAAAGGGGATATTTTCACTGGAAGTCTGACATTAGTACATTTGTCGATCGCAACTGGGATTATCTGTTCAAGAAGTCTGT gaaacgaaaaaaaaactggatagGAACAATATCTGGTACACTGTCCCACTACAGCGGCGTGTTTTTTAAATCGGGAACTACAGAACTCAACGAGTCAGGCTGGTGGAGACTTATAGATACTGATCCTCCTCAGGTACTCATTGCCAAAA ATGGGAAACTTGTGCTGGAACGTAAGAAGCAAATGGGTACTCCATCCAAAGTAGTGGCAAAACAACGAATCAGCCCATCTCCTTCTGAATCAAGCATTTCTGTCGGTGAAGATAGTAACTATGGTGGTGAATCATCGAGAAGTCAAGGACCTTCCATGTACTCGCGAGCTTACGTTCAACCTAGTGAAACATTATCAGATTTTCTACTAGCTGAAGACGATGTACACG ATATGGATATGCTGGACATAGACGATGGAATTGAGTTGAATGTTCGCCGTGAACCACCCTCCTTGACTGATTTAATGAGAGACTTTCAATACCAGACCTATCAACCATATCAGTCCAGCAATAATCACCTTACACTTATGGACAACTTTGCGACTGACTGGGGAATGAACATTATTTCTTCTGCAGGAATTTTCAGCAACCATAACGATGTTAAAGATGATGGAAATGATGATACCAAAGAAGAGGAACCATATGAAGAGGATAGTAGTGACAGTCTGAGCTCCCTCCAAGAACAGCCACCGACATCTCTCTTTAATGTTTCAGAGAAACGAGACTGGCCCTGGAAGCACAAGAACATTGCTG cagataatgttgaaaaaaaaattcggatgaGTGACCAAGAAGAATCATACATTTTACAAAAAGCAGATAAGCGTCACTTGGATTCAGCCACACCTGCTGTTAGGCGCTTGTACAGAAAACTTGCCGTTCGAAAACTCAAAAGGGAACATAGCTTGCCTGTATTTGATTTAGACTCTTTTGGTTGTAAATCAGACTTCTTGCAACGAAATCGTAAAAGAAATAACCGTGTTTTGGACAGATTTGTCAATGAAAGTTTAGGGGGTGCTTACGAGAAAAGACTACAAGGTTACAATGAACCAACAGCTGTTCATAGTCCATATACAAATAGAATCTTGAAACCTTTTATAAGGAGAGACACATCTTGTCGACCTCAATGGCTCAAATTAATGGAAGAGCTCCAAGTTAAGGGCAATAAATATAATCCAGAATGGAAATTATCCAAAGAAGCACCTATAGATTATTCTTATGTCAGACCACAGCACATTCCAGCAATAAATAGCTTGTGTAGCCAATTTTTCTGGCCTGGAATTGACT TAACGGAGTGCCTGCAGTATCCAGATTTTACTTGTGTTGTGCTTTATAAGAAATTGGTGATTGGATTTGCAGTTTTGGTGCCAGATGTGGGATACAATGAGGCATacatttcgttttttgtaACTCGACCGGAATGGCGTCGAGTTGGTATCGGCACATTCATGTTGTATCATTTGATTCAAACGTGCATGGGTAAAGATGTTACTCTACATGTATCTGCAACAAATCCTGCCTTAATACTGTATCAAAAGTTCGGATTTAaagttgaagaatttattcaagatttttaTGATAAATACATCCCACCAAATTCTCGAGATTGTCGACATGCTCTTTTTTTACGGCTAAGtcgataa
- the LOC124416646 gene encoding cysteine-rich protein 2-binding protein isoform X2: protein MSESIEEEVKLKIESDLPELKRCKNCQELCDPYTKPALHCSGVCNEHVHVRCLKRGGVPGPCIGDVFFQYTCSDCSSSREEILTRDKMSWLNIIVLTLYNLREKSNGISKRGYFHWKSDISTFVDRNWDYLFKKSVKRKKNWIGTISGTLSHYSGVFFKSGTTELNESGWWRLIDTDPPQVLIAKNGKLVLERKKQMGTPSKVVAKQRISPSPSESSISVGEDSNYGGESSRSQGPSMYSRAYVQPSETLSDFLLAEDDVHDMDMLDIDDGIELNVRREPPSLTDLMRDFQYQTYQPYQSSNNHLTLMDNFATDWGMNIISSAGIFSNHNDVKDDGNDDTKEEEPYEEDSSDSLSSLQEQPPTSLFNVSEKRDWPWKHKNIADNVEKKIRMSDQEESYILQKADKRHLDSATPAVRRLYRKLAVRKLKREHSLPVFDLDSFGCKSDFLQRNRKRNNRVLDRFVNESLGGAYEKRLQGYNEPTAVHSPYTNRILKPFIRRDTSCRPQWLKLMEELQVKGNKYNPEWKLSKEAPIDYSYVRPQHIPAINSLCSQFFWPGIDLTECLQYPDFTCVVLYKKLVIGFAVLVPDVGYNEAYISFFVTRPEWRRVGIGTFMLYHLIQTCMGKDVTLHVSATNPALILYQKFGFKVEEFIQDFYDKYIPPNSRDCRHALFLRLSR from the exons ATGTCGGAATCAATCGAGGAAGAGGTTAAACTAAAGATTGAATCAGACCTGCCGGAGTTGAAAAGATGTAAAAACTGCCAAGAATTATGTGATCCTTATACTAAGCCTGCACTGCATTGCTCAGGAGTTTGTAATGAGCATGTGCATGTCCGGTGTTTAAAGCGTGGTGGAGTACCTGGACCATGCATCGGCGACGTATTCTTTCAATATACTTGCTCCGACTGCAGTTCATCGAGGGAGGAAATTCTCACAAGGGATAAAATGTCGTGGTTGAATATCATTGTACTAACTCTGTACAATTTACGAGAGAAATCAAATGGGATAAGCAAAAGGGGATATTTTCACTGGAAGTCTGACATTAGTACATTTGTCGATCGCAACTGGGATTATCTGTTCAAGAAGTCTGT gaaacgaaaaaaaaactggatagGAACAATATCTGGTACACTGTCCCACTACAGCGGCGTGTTTTTTAAATCGGGAACTACAGAACTCAACGAGTCAGGCTGGTGGAGACTTATAGATACTGATCCTCCTCAGGTACTCATTGCCAAAA ATGGGAAACTTGTGCTGGAACGTAAGAAGCAAATGGGTACTCCATCCAAAGTAGTGGCAAAACAACGAATCAGCCCATCTCCTTCTGAATCAAGCATTTCTGTCGGTGAAGATAGTAACTATGGTGGTGAATCATCGAGAAGTCAAGGACCTTCCATGTACTCGCGAGCTTACGTTCAACCTAGTGAAACATTATCAGATTTTCTACTAGCTGAAGACGATGTACACG ATATGGATATGCTGGACATAGACGATGGAATTGAGTTGAATGTTCGCCGTGAACCACCCTCCTTGACTGATTTAATGAGAGACTTTCAATACCAGACCTATCAACCATATCAGTCCAGCAATAATCACCTTACACTTATGGACAACTTTGCGACTGACTGGGGAATGAACATTATTTCTTCTGCAGGAATTTTCAGCAACCATAACGATGTTAAAGATGATGGAAATGATGATACCAAAGAAGAGGAACCATATGAAGAGGATAGTAGTGACAGTCTGAGCTCCCTCCAAGAACAGCCACCGACATCTCTCTTTAATGTTTCAGAGAAACGAGACTGGCCCTGGAAGCACAAGAACATTGCTG ataatgttgaaaaaaaaattcggatgaGTGACCAAGAAGAATCATACATTTTACAAAAAGCAGATAAGCGTCACTTGGATTCAGCCACACCTGCTGTTAGGCGCTTGTACAGAAAACTTGCCGTTCGAAAACTCAAAAGGGAACATAGCTTGCCTGTATTTGATTTAGACTCTTTTGGTTGTAAATCAGACTTCTTGCAACGAAATCGTAAAAGAAATAACCGTGTTTTGGACAGATTTGTCAATGAAAGTTTAGGGGGTGCTTACGAGAAAAGACTACAAGGTTACAATGAACCAACAGCTGTTCATAGTCCATATACAAATAGAATCTTGAAACCTTTTATAAGGAGAGACACATCTTGTCGACCTCAATGGCTCAAATTAATGGAAGAGCTCCAAGTTAAGGGCAATAAATATAATCCAGAATGGAAATTATCCAAAGAAGCACCTATAGATTATTCTTATGTCAGACCACAGCACATTCCAGCAATAAATAGCTTGTGTAGCCAATTTTTCTGGCCTGGAATTGACT TAACGGAGTGCCTGCAGTATCCAGATTTTACTTGTGTTGTGCTTTATAAGAAATTGGTGATTGGATTTGCAGTTTTGGTGCCAGATGTGGGATACAATGAGGCATacatttcgttttttgtaACTCGACCGGAATGGCGTCGAGTTGGTATCGGCACATTCATGTTGTATCATTTGATTCAAACGTGCATGGGTAAAGATGTTACTCTACATGTATCTGCAACAAATCCTGCCTTAATACTGTATCAAAAGTTCGGATTTAaagttgaagaatttattcaagatttttaTGATAAATACATCCCACCAAATTCTCGAGATTGTCGACATGCTCTTTTTTTACGGCTAAGtcgataa
- the LOC124416645 gene encoding SUMO-activating enzyme subunit 2-like yields the protein MAASISGVLNTDLQNAVLRSKVLVVGAGGIGCEVLKNLVMTGFTDIEIIDLDTIDVSNLNRQFLFHKQHVGKSKAAVARETALKFNPDVKITHYHDSITTSDYGVSFFKKFNLVMNALDNRAARNHVNRMCLAADIPLIESGTAGYEGQVELIKKGLSQCYECTTKAPQKTYPGCTIRNTPSEPIHCIVWAKHLFNQLFGEEDPDQDVSPDTADPEAADTAGEGALQTESNDKGNVDRVSTRTWAQSSGYDPEKLFMKLFHDDIMYLLSMDNLWKKRRPPVPLIWTDLPDGVAGCSKDTAEPGLRDQRQWSIAECGSIFAQSIKSLSKELAERQEKSPSDHLVWDKDDQSAMDFVAACANIRAYIFGIAQKTRFDIKSMAGNIIPAIATTNAIIAGIVVLHAFRILLDNLKACRSVYLRSKPNHKNLLLVPEKSVNPPNPLCYVCAPTPQVTLALDTTKMTVKELEETVLKNRLNMIAPDVMIDGKGIVVISSEEGETEANNGRILEQLGIRDGTILKADDFLQNYSLTITIVQREAPAVKGQTPDFLIAADPEDLKPKEEDDSSKKPSTSNGQVEKFDQDAVVLVETEVTPQSSDADVSKKRKTVTPPPDVVNKKLRTENSNGYEDDDICIIEDSDSDMQCIYQKSVSPSKQTNKPSETKYETEPQVIPNKCMLQKHKPSLDEECLIVYDEGDETPIPATVMEQKRAE from the exons ATGGCGGCAAGTATCAGCGGCGTGTTGAACACTGATTTACAAAATGCGGTGCTGCGAAGTAAGGTCTTGGTTGTGGGTGCCGGTGGAATTGGATGCGAGGTGCTTAAAAATCTCGTGATGACAGGATTCACCGATATCGAAATA ATCGATTTGGATACTATTGATGTGAGTAACTTGAACAGGCAGTTTCTCTTCCATAAGCAACATGTTGGCAAATCAAAAGCTGCAGTTGCCCGGGAAACAGCATTAAAGTTCAACCCAGATGTAAAAATTACTCATTATCATGATAGTATTACAAC TTCAGATTATGGTGTCAGTTTCTTCAAAAAGTTTAATCTAGTGATGAATGCTTTGGACAACAGAGCAGCAAGAAATCATGTAAATCGCATGTGTCTAGCTGCCGACATACCTTTGATTGAATCCGGAACAGCCGGTTACGAAGGTCAAGTGGAACTCATTAAAAAGGGATTGAGCCAGTGTTATGAATGCACTACAAAAGCCCCACAGAAAACTTATCCTGGTTGTACCATTCGTAACACTCCTAGTGAACCAATCCATTGTATCGTCTGGGCAAAACATTTGTTCAA TCAACTTTTCGGCGAGGAAGATCCGGATCAAGATGTTTCACCTGATACAGCAGATCCAGAAGCAGCTG ATACTGCGGGTGAAGGTGCATTACAGACAGAATCAAATGATAAAGGGAATGTAGATCGGGTCTCAACTCGCACCTGGGCTCAGTCCAGTGGTTATGATCCAGAAAAGTTAttcatgaaattatttcatgatGATATTATGTACCTTCTCAGTATGGACAACTTGTGGAAGAAACGCAGACCTCCCGTACCTTTGATCTGGACTGATTTACCAGATGGAG TCGCAGGCTGCAGTAAGGACACAGCAGAACCTGGACTTCGGGATCAAAGGCAATGGAGTATTGCCGAGTGTGGTTCAATATTTGCACAGTCTATTAAGAGTTTAAGTAAAGAATTAGCAGAACGTCAGGAAAAATCTCCTTCGGACCATTTAGTTTGGGATAAGGATGACCAGAGTGCCATGGACTTTGTTGCCGCATGTGCAAATATACGAGCATATATTTTTGGTATTGCGCAAAAAACTCGATTTGACATAAAAT CCATGGCAGGAAACATCATACCTGCAATCGCTACTACCAACGCCATTATTGCAGGCATTGTGGTTCTTCATGCATTTCGTATCCTCCTAGATAACTTGAAGGCATGCAGGTCCGTTTATCTACGGTCAAAACCCaaccataaaaatttactaCTTGTCCCTGAAAAATCAGTTAATCCACCCAATCCTTTGTGCTACGTGTGTGCACCAACTCCTCAAGTCACACTGGCCTTAGATACCACTAAGATGACAGTTAAGGAACTAGAGGAAACAGTGCTGAAGAATCGTCTCAATATGATTGCACCTGACGTTATGATTGACG GTAAAGGTATTGTTGTAATCAGCAGTGAGGAGGGTGAAACTGAGGCAAACAATGGCAGGATCTTAGAACAATTAGGCATCAGAGATGGAACAATTTTGAAAGCTGATGACTTTCTTCAGAATTACTCCCTGACAATCACCATCGTGCAGAGAGAAGCACCTGCTGTCAAAGGTCAAACCCCAGACTTTCTTATTGCTGCAGATCCTGAGGATCTGAAACCAAAGGAAGAAGATGACAGTAGCAAAAAACCATCTACTTCAAACGGACAG GTGGAGAAATTTGATCAGGATGCAGTCGTATTAGTAGAAACCGAAGTAACACCGCAGTCATCTGATGCTGATGTTTCCAAGAAACGTAAAACAGTCACTCCTCCGCCAGATGTTGTTAATAAAAAACTACGAACAGAAAACAGTAACGGATATGAAGATGATGACATATGCATCATCGAAGACTCTGACTCAGACATGCAGTGCATTTACCAAAAAAGTGTGTCACCAAGTAAACAAACCAATAAACCCAGTGAAACAAAATATGAAACGGAACCTCAGGTTATACCAAATAAATGCATGCTCCAGAAACACAAGCCCTCACTGGATGAAGAGTGTCTCATTGTTTATGATGAAGGAGACGAAACACCGATACCTGCTACAGTAATGGAGCAAAAGAGGGCAGAATAG